The Argiope bruennichi chromosome 9, qqArgBrue1.1, whole genome shotgun sequence nucleotide sequence GAAAGTTAAATAACATATCATATTATGCctgaattaaaaaacattaaaaaaaagcccATAATCATTTACGGTATGAAAGTTAAAGGACTCACTTTTAGGAACCGGTAATGTATGCTGACGTAAAGCGTTGCTGCCGATAGTTGAAAACAGGGTGTAACAATTTCTATAACCATTGTTGCCGTCAGATAACATCATATGAATGGTATGATTTGTGCTATacgcaaaataaaaatgaagaaaaaaatcccattaaaaattgcatagtaaaatttgaacaaaataaataatttatagcgTTCTTAAACATATGCAAAACAATCAGTTTCAAAgttgtgaaaaaaatcattaaaagcttCAAGTTATATAATGCAAATCAATTAGATTTAtatgtattctttatttatagtTTTGTAGTCGCATTCtactaaattcttttctttttccgaAAGAATCAATTTAGAATATTCCATcgcataatttttagaattttacgaatgttttggaaattttttatacagatgttttttatctatatctatacttataataaagctcaatgtgtgtgtgtgtgtgtgtgtgtgtgtgtgtgttggcgctctacaggccaaatcatttgacatacagctatcaaatttggtacatgtataccttagaggtcgggaatgtgcacctggggtccctttttttgaaattttaattagaattttaattattagttaaaaactaagtttcccgccaaaaaaatcttccattttccccaccgccaacttttccgccaaaaaaatcttccattttccccaccgccaaatgagtaaggcttcagttataTTTTTCTCCCAACacaattgaggctagggttaacatttttcggcggattatttcaaacgattctgtttattttcttcatgttttatgcatttaaaattaaacattgttaattaatccatgtttcagattcattctgaagtacttttgaattaaaataacacagaataaaggaaattaaaaatgtataattctgcatagcgttaccccaactggtgtagaaaaattcacgtatttgcgttaacgtaactggcgaagaaaattcacgatgcgcattgttttctgactgttgacatgacaacgaacggatgatttaaattatttttaggttagttgcatgcttttttaagtaaattgtatttatgttagttatatattttttgtatatgcttatagttttaagtacatcgttttttaagtagctttttttaagctgttttcaatgatttaaattatttttaggttaattgcatgcttttgtaattaaattgtatttatgttatatacttttttgtatatgcttatagttttaagtacatcgttttttaagtagtttttttaaatctgttttcgaccgattatttttaaacgattcattttattttcttagtgtttgatgcatttaaaattaaacattgttaatgaatcgatctgttcatgatgaatctgagaaatttttgttgacaaattcttgagatattacataaattaagaaagatattctttagtgcccataaagtttaaacgttcagtgactctattatcagtaatcatattattaaaaaaatgctttgtttcagtaaaaaatattattatattaattgcagattaatcatttacactttaatttaaagcataaattctacgaggggtaacagaaaattagagagacacatatcacgttatgactgaaggcttttataatattaggagtgcattatatgactatcaaaatttgaagttttaaaatattttgctgaagaatctattaaagttggaattgcgtaaaatatttaatggtacgaccggagtttaaccccctgcttggagcaatttttaaaaatatccaacaacggccttgcgaaatattcaaaagcaaaaGAGCAGATgatcaattatagtgcataataaagattgccagctttggcgcgttatctcAACTTGGcaaagaagggggttaaactccggttcaacctatttaattattaaaatttaaacgaacattaagattggcgaaccggctggtcgccaaaggcggctagtaaaataataaattgcaaattttacttttttagtattttgAGACAACGAAATAAAAACACGTGACATCTGTGCCATCATAATACATAGCTTTGTATCAGATACATTTGGGGATTCCTTACCCTGTTGCTTAACGCATGCCAGTTTCACAGCAACCCTCTGAAGTTTGCTACATTTAGATTAACTACGCAAATCCTGCTTTGCTATTATGAGAACAATTCGTTCTGGTACCGTTATTGTAAAAGacaattatagtttaatttatttgtttttcatttatatcagaACTGAATAAAGCATTTTTGGCTTAgaggaaaaatcttttttttgatttttgtaaagTCGAACAAGACGAATGAAACTAACGAAGGAAATCATGAAAGTGCAAAGTAAAggagatatatttaaatttacctaTATAAAGCTTGTTGTGTGAAACTTTGGCAGAATTATAAAAAAGCcaatttgcttaattaataaaagttctaAACTGATTTTCTTTTGATGCCTTTATCTTCatcaatataaaatgcaattctcGGCCCTGACCATTGTTTAATGGAGATGTTAGGAAGACAAATGAACAGACAAATGAAATTATCCAAGAAAATTACTAAATTGGAAGAGAAAAATGTAAAGCTGATTTCCAGATTGTTAAAATGCTCGCAgttacaaaaataatcaatactCTAATGTCTCTTATAATTTTCTCGAGCAAgtaagagatattaaaaaaattaatatggtcATAGGtcaaaacataaataacataCTGAGCTATTTCATTAGAGTTATATGAATGCTCACAAAACTTCTCTATAAACACAATTGCAGACCTCTTTTATCGGAGAGACCACTGTAACACTTTTAATGGTTCTGGACCAAGACAAACGAACATAAGGTGGGTAATGTGTGGAAATAGGCTTTCGTTGATTAAAAGCTCTTTCAACGATCGATAACGCTCTCGATAACGCCGTATGTGCATCGTGACAATATTTTGTATgcttattaaaagtatttacttCCTTTTTTCCCCCTCCAAAAGTTGGCCTAATGAAACTCATAAATTTCggttatttttacaataaaattctcttaaataaataaaaaaaaacctttattataaattaatccttaagataagaataaatatacttttaatataaattatagattagtctttaaaataaaaatatttttaaatatttaattattgctaaATCTGTACCTGCAAGGGACAAGCCAATTCGTTTGGTCACTGATTCGTTGGCAATACACTAAAGTCTCGTTGCCGAGATGgccatattcttttaaataaacttcagTGACATCATCCTCTGCTTGTAGAGCTTCACCTTTtggaaactaaaatatttcaaaatttacgaCATGCATATAGTAAAATGTACTATATATTATACAGTTTCTGAAAACTATAAGGAAACGTTACCTCTAAATTGTTTGAACTTTCTAAGCTGCAGAAATCAGGAAAATGTCTGCAAAAATCATTCCTGTTACTCGGTGAGCTGCATCTATCAggaaattgtttacaaaattccattctttttatCCTGAAATTACGCATTTtacataaacaataaattttaaataatatgcagtATACAAAATGCATGATATAAACGAAAAGACATTCGTAAAATAATTCCTCAAATGATTCATTTCCTTAAACATGAATCAGGTGCAGAGTAAATTAAATACTCGATTttgaagtctaaaaatattttaaacgcatCGTACATTTCTTTCCGTAGAATTATTCCTTGAAtactaaatggaaatttttttaaattttatcgatttttaatagatttttttaacagtaaatatacacaaaaatacacaaaagtttatttgtttataatttatttcctcaCATTCTTCTATATTATAAACCGGGTTTAATAATAAAGTTCACAAAGTTTCccgaatataattattttcaatacctTATTGACAAGCAAGCACGAACATTAAAGAAAACATATCGCGACAAGAATACAGACGAAGATGCATAAGAATTTCTGACGAAAATATAAAGTTACAGTTAAATGTCAGTAACGAGGCAGACGATTCTTTTTCTCCCACTtcgtcagaaatatttttattttatgtaaattcaaaAGTTCGCCTTGCTTTTTTTAACGATGCGAGAGGTTTTTTTCAGTGATATAGAAAAAGAGCGAAAAGTTTTTCACCTACAGCATtttgttttaagattaaaaaaaaaattatttcattttatattatttaagatgtttccaaaatttttaaaactttaataaatagaaatgaaataaatatatggatTAATTAATACATGAGTATACTAACCCATTCAGATTGCAGTAAGTTATAGCTGGCGATTCAATAACTTCTGGATATTCAACATCAATATCCAAAACCGTTGGATAGTTCCAAAAGATTTTTAGAAACTCGGTCGTTTGGTACACGAAACCTATGAGGGAGCAAATCAACACCAttgatttgaaaacttttctaGTTATACTGCGAGCTAGAATAATCTGTGGAATTCCGGTGATTAAAGAATCTTGGAATACTTCCCTCATGTATTGGGCTGTTGAAAGCGTTCGTTTAGACATTTTTGGAGACTTCTAGAAGAGATGGTAAAAcctaagaaaaatacaaataaatttgaggaaaaaaataatatgtaaaaatacaacaaataaaagccaaaaatgacacaaaaaatttattttactgtggatttttttttaattatggagtACTGGTCTACGTTGCTGATCTGTTTTTTagcatatcatttttatttaatttcaattcaataatttcaattgaatcgCCAAACGATGTTTTAAATACTAACACAATgcaaaagcaaaatatgacgacaggcaacaaatgaatttattcaaaattatttggaatCCTAAATATATTTGTAGTTTAGTTTTTCTTTGTAGGTTTGCAATTacgttcttataaaaaaattcttttaaaaacaatttatatcaggtgaatattcaaaatcatatgtAGTGATATAGAAAAAATGCGACCGTTTAATTTCAAATCCgatttcaatttcagaaatttttcaccAAATCTATAAAGTGTCAAAAAAAATGGCAGCAACTGtgctttaatttcctttaatttttttttagaggatttcataatatttttttaagaatattcaaacTTCTATTCCGAAACATCTTAGTTTGACAATGTCTTGGGGTTTGAtaagcttatttttcttttatttttaaaaatgtatgattaatATGTATCAGCAgttgcctatatatatatatatatatatataaatgcatttaatatggTCGCAACACACAGTTACAAAGCAATgagaattattgttaaaaaacatattaaaaatattttaagaatttatttaaatacgagaaaaactgcagaaaaataaaatttattttacaaaaaaagtcatttttttttaaattttaaggtagcacttgaatattttttgtgcaataataagtTACGAGGTTATTGATGAAAACTATTAGaactttgattcatttttaattaaaaatagaattaaaatttctgtggAACCTATCTTAGCAAGcttctattgtaaaaaaaatatccccAAATAAGTAATTGGTAGTTCCTAAATTAATAGTGCATTCTGTACagcgttttgaaaaaaaaaaattcagcacaCATAATGTATGATAAATTTACAAACAGTATGTGCGTCTACAACAaacattttcatgttaaaatttgttgaatatattaaaatctacatGTAATACATTGGAATacacaatttcttattttattgcattctttttatattaaataaggaaaatgtCGTCGGaactaattatctaaaattaattttaataaaagaagcatttaattttagcttgcatataaaatgtattttcaaaggATTGCCTGCGATATTAGTCCTAAtttcttggaatatttttaattcttttaaaagcttttaagcctgaaaatttattttaaaagattatttgcgCTAAAAGCTgcaatttcttgtattttaaagtaattgcaCGAGATGTTTAAATAgctcaattttctaattttattgaaaacgagattttaaaaacagtttttaaatatttcgtttgagttataataaaaaaatgtctagtaattattaattaaatgttcatttaatgtAGTAGACTTTTAagtatgttttattcatttctgaacaaatatgtatttttaactgtatttataaaacatgtagtttctaagaaattattttatattggaaATGCGAGTCATAtaagatacatattttatttgtaacataaatttaaatatacatcaatgtttcattaaatattacagtGAACTTACCTTTAAGCATTTCTCCAACAGAGCTCTCTTTTCTATGTAGATATTATTGCAGGAAATGGAAGTTAACGAAATATAATTGTATAGTCAAGTTGGAAGACATCGTAACATCTGGCGAGTATTAGAAGTTGACAGCTGCAATTGTATTGAGAAATAACCTCATTCCTTTTCCAtataaaagaatgataaaaaaaatacattctctaAAATCTgttcagtttataaattttaatgtttctttctaaatttaaagtaaatattttcttaaaatttgtcaaaagtgAGAATAATGACTTTAATTTCTGAAACTTGCGGAATAATATGTAaacgattttaattaaatcgtttgcatattatttagtagcaaaatattttaatttaatagtagcaaacgattttaatttaaagaattgtcaGATGAatggcaatttatttatttggatggcaaaaaattaaaaaaaataagaacaattacTATGAAGTAAATTCTTATATGAGTTCTTTAATTTTatactctaaattttaaaagtgctttgtattattcaaatttcaaacaaattaatgcTTCACATATtacaaatagaatatatataaccATTAATGTGATAAAtcgattaataatatttcatgataaaagTGATTGTATTTTTACGGGTTTTTCTTTCTTACGTCGGGTTCTTTTGGTAGTGATATGGTGTGagagaacacaatcagcaggcctcactaaaaaacaacgacgacgtttatttacacacgAAGAGACGAacacaaagacgacgaatacgcagatgacaaatatttacagccgacacatacacaggacagcacacagtagcactctactgcagacagtagcctgcaagtagtaatcgtccacagatCACGAAGCGGCCAGACAAAATCCGGCAGGAGAGGTGATCCCGGGGGCTTTgctctaccgtctctccaacgactgaacttctcgctgtcttctctcgctttagctgccgaatcactacttctcacaactgactactacacacaatatacgacgctgcctccacagtagacaacatgattcggcacacagcagttcagtcACCCACACATCGCTGGTAATTCACGTTGCTTTGCTattctctggaagactcgttacttgtcggcaaCTCCGACTACTCGCCACTTCAAAGACGTCGACGACGACATACAcacacagcttgagagtgccggtcttttatagttccgggaggcagggctagaatcttctagaccaatcaggcgaatctcggttcctaatgggcggatcgacaaaattctcgaagtttcgagcattatccattttgtcgccaaattcgtcgcgaagtcgtcaaatggtcgttaagtttgtcgccaaactctgggattactggctcgacatccgacagcatccaatacagatgactgtaaaacggtctttcttatgatgacactatccATGCTGGGAAGCAGAATTACACGTTTGTAACAGTATGATGTATCACACTGACCGTTGTACATATATTacttacatttaattgaaatgaattttaaataaatactatctaattacaaattaaaatagatGTAGACAAATTAATTGTGGGCTTTGGTAATGGACATGAATTgctgattttaaagaaatgtaatgtAAAGAAAAGTATAATGCTGATTTTAAAGAAACAGTTAAAAACACATATTATAACTGTTTGCTTGAAATTTAACAAGAGTACCACAaacaggaaatatatatatatatatatatatatatatacctcaaAAATCAACAGCACAAAAACCTCTTTTTGGGCGATTGCAAAAATAATCAATTCGGTTCATATGAAATGCAAAAAACGTGTATGTGTTATAAATATTGGGAGCACAACTGTGAACTGTGTTTGAATGATTTCGTTTGCTTTTTTGAACAACGACTATACTGCTGTAAAATTTCATTGGTTATGAAtcgtacaataaaataaaaatttagtataaaaaatccCGTTGAACAAATGAATATctctaaaaaatgcaaaagcatATCTTTGGGGATTGTTTCCTACAATCTCTACTTATAGTAAGGAGGAATGTGAGTGTAAATCTTGACGCTCTATagaccagactgtttgacctaagATTACCATAAAAGTGCATCAgggagcattaaaaaaatttaattaataaaaaggaaagccAAGTTTTGGCGTTCTTCTgctataacttcaaaaaattctatattgCACAAAAACGAATTTTACGctgtttcaaaacttaaaaagttaCCATTTTAGTAATactcatttaatattcatttaactttttttcttgaattttagagatattttatagttttttttttctttacttctaataatagattgcattgttgtcttaaattcaatacattttcagATGTAAACATATAATTTGATAGATAATTTCCCTATATATCAACTTTTCCCCAGATATTTTATCTAATGTatcgaaatatattataaaagttcgaagttattattaatttgctatgatctatattctattttatattataatttttttttactgtttttgcaaaattttaacatttttgcttaatttcgGAGATAGACATTTTTTAGACcgctttaaaaattagaaaagaagcCTCTCCGGTACATAAactttatttcctaaattttaaaatttatttttttattgtatttgacagagtgacttttcattattttaattattagatctATAATCAGATGcatagtgaaaatattaaatacattttgtgtatgtgtgtgtgcatgttAACACTGCCTTATAAATAAGAGTGgagtttaaaaataacaaaaatgatcaACCCCCGAGGATATGCTGTAAAAATAATGGtttaccaataaattttaaaatattgtcatgaTAAGATATTTCGGACAACAGGTTTGAAACtccttcaatttatttataaaaaaaattttttttcatcacgcGCAATATTTTGCAATTGATAAAATATACTCACTAGTGTTTTAATATCGCAGTATTTAGAATATatcttgtatttcaaaatattttaagaaataataatgaatacttttaagataatcccccaaaaaattatttaagaaaattttccttggaatttttttttttcatactttcattatttccttcatgctctaattttttttattaaaatattttaactgtaacCTACAAAAGGAATCAACAAATCTGATGCCCTgtgaattataaatgtttctgctaaatatttacattttaatattcaaagttGCTGTTTCTAAATAAGGAATGagattttcttttaaggaaacaTTTGAAACAAGTATTTCTTTCTCCATTTGTAATAATTGGTCATAGTTTTCTAATTCATTGTAATAATAACAACATGATGATTAATTTTCTTAGACTAAAGTACATGGTATCGTCtccaaactaaaatttttaataggcGATAATTCACCAAAAGTGGTAACTATTTTCTATTGCAATCCAAAAAAAATCCGTTCAGCAGGTATTCAAATGTTAGCCGAATCggggatttttttaatatttgtcagGATTTGGTCGACACTGGTGGGAAAACTGGCGCCGTTATACTTTAATATTACCTTGGTACAAAGCAatcatattgaattataaataacgggataaatttcttaaaaatttaagattactTAGAAAATTTGGTGATAAGATTTATCGAGATTTAGTTAACTTTCTTGATATAATTAAGAATGCAGTTTTTTACAAATAACTTAATAGtatttttctgtacttttaatAAGCTCTAGTATCTAAAATGTGTAACTAAATACCCCACATTTTACTCGCATTTATAGCTAATTTGATAGGTTTGTAACCGCATGGAAAATAGTTTAGAATTCTAGATCCATTATATCTCTACATGTGTGATGGTTAGATGTTTTGCTAACCAAGGGAGACACGATGATTTAAAGCGGGGAAATTTTATCTCTGTAAGATTTGAAAAACGACAGAATTCATTTCTCtttatttctctataattaaCGAGCCCCGAGTTTTATCGCCAAGCTAATGAGAAATATCCCCAAAATGGTTTCATTATAGGCTATATTGGCACAATCTGAAAATCGCTAAGTAAAACAGGGCCATAAATATCCACAAGTGCccattttcatacttctttcttaaatatttgagatttcaTTTGAACGAAACtaacgattatttttaaaaattttcatctaacgattatttttaaaactaggtAGACTGTAAGTTGTATTTTGTGCAAAaacatagatattttaaaatttctgagaaaaaatagctttttttaacTTTCCTTTTAATTATCACAGACAAAAACCTGAAAGATCTTATCGATAACTCGACATGTCTACGCTTATCACTCATTTGTTTTATTGGAACAGCATAAAGTAGTGCCAACATTTCACCTAAACGACGATTGAGACTTTATTAACAGAAAAGTATCACCGATTCGGCCGGaggtattctataaaaatgaaggTAGACAAatctgaaagaagaaagaaa carries:
- the LOC129983588 gene encoding acid-sensing ion channel 5-like isoform X2 — encoded protein: MSKRTLSTAQYMREVFQDSLITGIPQIILARSITRKVFKSMVLICSLIGFVYQTTEFLKIFWNYPTVLDIDVEYPEVIESPAITYCNLNGIKRMEFCKQFPDRCSSPSNRNDFCRHFPDFCSLESSNNLEFPKGEALQAEDDVTEVYLKEYGHLGNETLVYCQRISDQTNWLVPCSTNHTIHMMLSDGNNGYRNCYTLFSTIGSNALRQHTLPVPKRKEALFHLVFDMQPEEYFRPDREVGAIISIHSPNSLVNPFYDGFVIKPGNLYTVHLKMVEEKLLPSPYETQCQDYKSQWRMRGGKGPLNQEMCVAECAYNKSIEQCNCVVPGIIYHHDDRICDNDKLDECFHFNLSECYKICQQPCEFTDFEYDVQERKLEVKKEKQGCDACIFKKTRNNHLLS